In Kitasatospora sp. NBC_00240, the following are encoded in one genomic region:
- a CDS encoding GNAT family N-acetyltransferase — translation MTEQSGGRAELRITRVADEATLRDWQHVHNVIIPTDVLSLDQVRERARRNRLEVAHLGDVLVGCSTVRPPAADRAPGDPATATVIARVLPAHRRQGLGAALYAQGLAAARASGAEVIGTVVLASNPDGLRFALAHGFVEVERYLLPGDQVPYIDLLLA, via the coding sequence ATGACCGAACAGAGCGGTGGGCGGGCCGAACTCCGGATCACGCGGGTGGCGGACGAGGCCACGCTGCGTGACTGGCAGCACGTCCACAACGTGATCATCCCCACCGACGTGCTGTCGCTCGACCAGGTCCGCGAGCGGGCCCGGCGCAACCGGCTGGAGGTGGCCCACCTCGGCGACGTCCTGGTGGGCTGCTCGACGGTCCGCCCGCCGGCCGCCGACCGGGCGCCGGGCGACCCGGCGACGGCCACCGTGATCGCCCGGGTGCTGCCCGCCCACCGGCGGCAGGGCCTCGGCGCGGCGCTCTACGCCCAGGGGCTGGCGGCGGCCCGCGCGTCCGGCGCCGAGGTGATCGGGACGGTCGTGCTGGCCAGTAACCCGGACGGGCTGCGGTTCGCGCTGGCGCACGGCTTCGTCGAGGTCGAGAGGTACCTGCTGCCGGGCGACCAGGTGCCCTACATCGACCTGCTGCTGGCCTGA